In a genomic window of Cynocephalus volans isolate mCynVol1 chromosome 1, mCynVol1.pri, whole genome shotgun sequence:
- the HTR2B gene encoding 5-hydroxytryptamine receptor 2B, translating into MSEQSTISEHMLQSTSDNLLSSNQSGLQTESTPEEMKQTVEEHGNKLHWAALLILMVIIPTIGGNILVILAVSLEKKLQYATNYFLMSLAVADLLVGLFVMPIALLTIMFEAMWPLPLVLCPAWLFLDVLFSTASIMHLCAISVDRYIAIKKPIQANQFNSRTTAFIKITVVWLISIGIAIPIPVKGIENDVDNPNNITCVLTKERFGNFMLFGSLAAFFMPLAVMIVIYFLTIQALQKKAYLVKNKPPQRLTWLTVSTVFQRDKTPCSSPEKVAMLDGSHKDKTLPNSSDETLMRRTSTVGKKSVQTISNEQRASKVLGIVFFLFLLMWCPFFITNVTLVLCDSCNETTLKMLLEIFVWIGYVSSGVNPFVYTLFNKTFRDAFGRYITCNYQATKTVRTLRKCSSKIYFRNPMTENSKFFKKHGVRNGINPAMYQSPIRLRSSTIQSSSIILLGTLFLTENEGDKTEEQVSYV; encoded by the exons ATGTCGGAACAAAGCACAATTTCTGAGCACATGTTACAGAGCACATCTGATAACTTACTCTCTTCTAACCAGTCTGGATTACAGACAGAATCAACACCAGAGGAAATGAAACAGACTGTTGAGGAACACGGAAATAAACTGCACTGGGCAGCTCTTCTGATACTCATGGTGATAATACCAACAATTGGTGGAAACATCCTTGTTATTCTGGCTGTTTCATTGGAGAAAAAGCTGCAATATGCAACCAATTACTTTCTAATGTCCCTGGCAGTTGCTGATTTGCTGGTTGGATTGTTTGTGATGCCGATTGCCCTCTTGACAATAATGTTTG AGGCTATGTGGCCCCTCCCACTCGTTCTATGTCCTGCCTGGTTATTTCTTGATGTTCTCTTTTCAACTGCATCCATCATGCATCTCTGTGCTATTTCAGTGGATCGTTACATAGCCATCAAAAAGCCAATCCAGGCCAATCAATTTAACTCACGAACTACAGCATTCATCAAGATTACAGTGGTGTGGTTAATTTCAATAG GTATTGCCATTCCAATCCCTGTTAAAGGGATAGAGAATGATGTGGATAACCCAAATAATATCACTTGCGTGCTGACAAAGGAACGCTTTGGCAATTTCATGCTCTTTGGCTCACTGGCTGCCTTCTTTATGCCTCTTGCAGTCATGATTGTCATCTACTTTCTCACTATCCAAGCTTTACAGAAGAAAGCTTACTTGGTCAAAAACAAGCCACCTCAACGCCTAACATGGTTGACTGTGTCCACAGTTTTCCAAAGGGATAAAACGCCTTGCTCATCACCTGAAAAGGTGGCAATGCTGGATGGTTCTCACAAGGACAAAACTCTGCCCAATTCAAGTGATGAAACACTTATGCGAAGAACGTCCACAGTTGGAAAAAAGTCAGTGCAGACCATTTCCAACGAACAGAGAGCCTCAAAGGTCCTAGGgattgtgttttttctctttttgcttatgTGGTGTCCCTTTTTCATTACAAATGTAACTTTAGTTTTATGTGATTCCTGTAACGAGACTACTCTCAAAATGCTTCTGGAGATATTTGTGTGGATAGGTTATGTTTCCTCAGGGGTGAATCCTTTCGTCTATACCCTCTTCAACAAGACATTTCGGGATGCATTTGGCCGATACATCACCTGCAATTATCAGGCCACAAAGACAGTAAGAACTCTTAGAAAATGCTCCAGTAAGATCTACTTCCGGAATCCAATGACAGAGAACTCTAAGTTCTTCAAAAAACATGGAGTTCGAAATGGAATTAATCCTGCCATGTACCAGAGCCCAATAAGGCTCCGAAGTTCAACCATTCAGTCTTCATCAATCATTCTACTAGGTACACTTTTCCTAACTGAAAATGAAGGCGACAAAACTGAAGAGCAAGTCAGTTATGTATAG